From Solwaraspora sp. WMMD1047, the proteins below share one genomic window:
- a CDS encoding cellulose binding domain-containing protein encodes MRRQVLTAAMVATLAAVGAVWVASPAAAAGPSAVFVKTSDWGSGWEARMTVSNAGPAAVSSWSVAFDLPAGSSVGSYWDALLTVSGQRYTFTNRSWNGTIPVGGSVSFGFLGAGPGSPQNCVVNGVACAGGSQPTTPPPTTTAPPTTAPPTTPPPTTAPPTTTPPVTGLPKHFLTGYWHNFANAADELRLSAVPAEYDLIAVAFAEATNTPGAVSFGIDPGLAASLGGYTDDEFKADVAALHSRGKKVIISVGGETGRVAVNDAASAAALSDSLYRLIQEYGFDGVDIDLENGLNPTWMAQAMRSLRSRVGAGLIITMAPQTIDMQSPSVSYFKLALDIRDILTVVHTQFYNSGSMLGCDQSFAYAQGTVNFMTALACLQLEAGLRPDQVALGLPAGPGAAGGGVVAPNLVNQALDCLAKGTSCGSFRPPRSYPGIRGAMTWSINWDVTNGNGFARTVKPHLATLP; translated from the coding sequence ATGAGACGTCAAGTGCTGACCGCGGCGATGGTCGCGACGCTGGCCGCGGTGGGGGCGGTGTGGGTGGCCTCGCCGGCTGCGGCGGCCGGACCGTCGGCGGTCTTCGTGAAGACCTCGGACTGGGGCTCCGGCTGGGAGGCGCGGATGACCGTGTCGAACGCCGGACCGGCCGCCGTCTCCTCCTGGAGTGTCGCGTTCGACCTGCCCGCCGGCTCGTCCGTCGGGTCCTACTGGGACGCGTTGCTGACCGTGTCCGGGCAGCGCTACACCTTCACCAACCGCTCCTGGAACGGCACCATCCCGGTCGGCGGGTCGGTGTCGTTCGGGTTCCTCGGTGCCGGCCCCGGCTCACCGCAGAACTGCGTGGTCAACGGAGTGGCCTGCGCGGGCGGCAGCCAGCCGACCACACCCCCGCCGACCACCACCGCCCCACCGACGACGGCCCCGCCGACCACGCCGCCACCCACGACCGCACCACCGACCACCACGCCGCCGGTCACCGGCCTGCCGAAGCACTTCCTCACCGGCTACTGGCACAACTTCGCCAACGCCGCCGACGAACTGCGGCTCAGCGCCGTGCCGGCCGAGTACGACCTGATCGCGGTCGCCTTCGCGGAGGCCACCAACACCCCCGGCGCGGTCTCCTTCGGCATCGACCCCGGCCTGGCCGCCTCGCTCGGCGGCTACACCGACGACGAGTTCAAGGCCGACGTGGCCGCCCTGCACAGCCGCGGGAAGAAGGTCATCATCTCGGTCGGCGGGGAGACCGGCCGGGTCGCGGTCAACGACGCCGCCTCCGCCGCCGCGCTCAGCGACAGCCTCTACCGACTGATCCAGGAGTACGGCTTCGACGGGGTCGACATCGATCTGGAGAACGGGTTGAACCCGACCTGGATGGCCCAGGCGATGCGCTCGCTACGCAGCCGGGTCGGCGCCGGCCTGATCATCACGATGGCCCCGCAGACGATCGACATGCAGTCGCCGTCGGTCTCCTACTTCAAGCTGGCCCTGGACATCCGGGACATCCTCACCGTGGTGCACACCCAGTTCTACAACTCCGGCTCGATGCTCGGCTGCGACCAGTCGTTCGCGTACGCCCAGGGCACCGTCAACTTCATGACGGCGCTCGCCTGCCTGCAGCTCGAAGCCGGCCTGCGACCCGACCAGGTCGCCCTCGGCCTGCCCGCCGGACCCGGCGCCGCCGGCGGCGGCGTGGTCGCTCCCAACCTGGTCAACCAGGCGCTGGACTGCCTGGCCAAGGGCACCAGCTGCGGCAGCTTCCGCCCTCCGCGCAGCTACCCCGGCATCCGGGGCGCGATGACCTGGTCGATCAACTGGGACGTCACGAACGGCAACGGGTTCGCCCGGACCGTCAAACCCCACCTGGCCACCCTGCCCTGA
- a CDS encoding DedA family protein, with protein MTVAVGAQNVDPTEMGGLTGWVAGVIDSLGVLGVGLLVFFENIVPPVPSEIVLSMAGYLAGEGKFNVVAVWAAATAGSVVGAALLYWLGAALGEDRLKRWLDRVPLVELDDLERADRWFERHARATVLFGRMVPVVRSLVSIPAGANRMPVGQFLALTTLGSGIWNALFVGLGFALGSRWQQIDRYSTWFDLAILAFFAVTVVSWAVKRIRKRRAAQPANR; from the coding sequence ATGACCGTCGCCGTCGGCGCCCAGAATGTCGATCCCACCGAGATGGGCGGCCTGACGGGCTGGGTGGCGGGGGTGATCGATTCGCTCGGCGTACTCGGGGTGGGGTTGCTGGTCTTCTTCGAGAACATCGTTCCGCCGGTGCCCAGTGAGATCGTGCTGTCGATGGCCGGCTACCTGGCCGGCGAGGGCAAGTTCAACGTGGTGGCGGTGTGGGCGGCGGCGACCGCCGGCTCCGTGGTCGGCGCGGCGCTGCTCTACTGGCTCGGCGCCGCGCTCGGCGAGGACCGGCTGAAGCGGTGGCTGGACCGGGTGCCGCTGGTGGAGCTCGACGACCTGGAGCGGGCGGACCGGTGGTTCGAGCGGCACGCCCGCGCCACCGTGCTCTTCGGCCGGATGGTGCCGGTGGTGCGCAGCCTGGTCTCCATCCCGGCCGGCGCGAACCGGATGCCGGTGGGGCAGTTCCTGGCGCTGACCACCCTGGGCAGCGGGATCTGGAACGCGCTCTTCGTCGGGCTCGGCTTCGCGCTCGGCTCCCGGTGGCAGCAGATCGACCGCTACAGCACCTGGTTCGACCTGGCGATCCTCGCGTTCTTCGCGGTCACCGTGGTGAGCTGGGCGGTCAAGCGCATCCGTAAGCGCCGCGCCGCCCAGCCCGCCAACCGGTGA